One genomic segment of Rhizobium sp. 11515TR includes these proteins:
- a CDS encoding acetylxylan esterase, producing the protein MSIPTSHPFDFDPTYGMQLAQLEAIETPEAPTGFDDFWRQRYRAALAIDPQPKLRHSQLRHDNWHVFDISYASTGLFQINGWLLIPRSGQVRRGLVVGHGYGGRDQPEFDWPVEETAILFPCCRGLSLSANPKIPSDASGHVLCGIENRDAYVIGGCVEDIWLAVSTLETLYPWLAGHIGYSGISFGGGIGALAIPFDARISRGHLIVPTFGNRQLWLTLPTVGSAQSVQAYQQKHGSVLETLRFFDAAIAAQRITVPMLVAPALFDPAVAPPCQFSVANALQKFNEIFILDAGHFDYAGSAQQNAVLRDMVGQFFKVL; encoded by the coding sequence ATGAGCATACCGACATCCCATCCCTTCGACTTCGATCCCACCTACGGCATGCAGCTTGCGCAGTTGGAGGCGATAGAGACGCCGGAAGCCCCGACGGGCTTCGACGATTTCTGGCGGCAGCGCTACAGGGCAGCGCTGGCCATCGATCCACAACCCAAGCTTCGTCATAGCCAGTTGCGCCACGACAATTGGCACGTCTTCGATATCAGCTACGCGTCGACAGGGTTGTTTCAGATCAATGGCTGGCTGCTCATTCCCCGCAGCGGACAGGTGCGGCGCGGCCTGGTCGTCGGACACGGGTATGGCGGAAGAGATCAGCCGGAATTCGATTGGCCGGTAGAAGAGACGGCTATCCTTTTTCCCTGCTGCCGGGGGCTTTCCCTTAGCGCCAACCCAAAAATCCCCTCGGATGCATCGGGCCATGTCCTTTGCGGTATCGAAAACCGCGATGCCTATGTTATCGGCGGCTGCGTGGAAGACATCTGGCTCGCCGTCTCGACATTGGAGACCCTCTATCCGTGGCTTGCCGGCCATATCGGCTATAGCGGTATCAGTTTCGGTGGCGGCATCGGCGCTCTCGCCATTCCTTTCGATGCGCGGATCAGTCGCGGCCATCTCATCGTCCCGACTTTTGGCAACCGGCAGCTATGGCTGACACTGCCAACCGTCGGCAGCGCCCAATCGGTTCAGGCCTATCAGCAAAAGCACGGCAGCGTTCTCGAGACACTGCGGTTCTTCGATGCTGCGATCGCCGCGCAGCGCATCACTGTGCCGATGCTTGTCGCACCCGCGCTTTTCGATCCCGCAGTCGCACCACCCTGCCAGTTCTCTGTCGCAAATGCGCTGCAGAAATTTAACGAAATCTTCATTCTGGATGCCGGTCATTTCGATTATGCTGGCAGCGCGCAGCAGAACGCAGTTCTGCGAGACATGGTCGGGCAATTCTTCAAGGTGCTATGA
- a CDS encoding GNAT family N-acetyltransferase produces the protein MNQVYLRHLSCCAAEITEANISRQTWTFMANSWMEMRRSLLPSPKIACHRAIEINPLVPGRMMLTLETSRLVLRPWQDSDRAPFAAVNADAQVRQYYYPSLLTAAETDELIDEATAQLANEGFGFLAVERKADGALIGGAGLSSPGPEVPGDFPLEIGWILGRGYWRQGYAAEISRCCLDFAWQELQADCVIGYTSAINIPSRRAMEKIGMVYVEGGDFDDITVPPGNILRPHVLYRIDRPRQKIHE, from the coding sequence ATGAACCAAGTCTATTTGCGTCATCTTTCCTGCTGTGCTGCAGAAATCACAGAGGCTAATATCAGCCGGCAGACATGGACTTTCATGGCGAATTCATGGATGGAGATGCGGCGCAGCCTGCTGCCCTCGCCAAAGATTGCGTGCCATCGCGCCATCGAGATCAATCCGCTCGTCCCTGGGAGAATGATGCTTACTCTGGAAACCTCCCGGCTCGTTCTCAGGCCTTGGCAGGATAGCGACCGCGCTCCTTTTGCAGCCGTAAACGCGGATGCGCAGGTTCGGCAATATTACTATCCGAGCCTGCTCACGGCTGCTGAGACTGATGAACTGATCGATGAAGCGACCGCGCAGTTGGCCAACGAAGGTTTCGGCTTCCTGGCCGTGGAACGCAAGGCCGACGGCGCGCTGATCGGCGGCGCAGGTCTTTCAAGTCCCGGGCCGGAAGTTCCGGGCGATTTTCCATTGGAGATCGGTTGGATTCTGGGGCGTGGCTATTGGCGGCAGGGCTATGCGGCGGAAATCAGCCGGTGTTGCCTGGATTTCGCCTGGCAGGAGCTGCAGGCTGATTGCGTGATCGGCTATACGTCGGCGATCAACATCCCCTCCCGCCGCGCAATGGAGAAAATTGGCATGGTCTATGTCGAGGGCGGTGATTTCGATGACATCACAGTGCCGCCGGGCAATATTCTGCGGCCGCACGTGCTCTATCGCATCGATCGTCCTAGGCAGAAAATCCATGAATGA
- a CDS encoding Csu type fimbrial protein has translation MLRSLALLLALLLPSLCAAQSCSFSATNMNFGAVDTLSGTPVNSTSTISVSCSGGLLDLGKRLLICPDIGAGSGGASSAAARQMLNGSSSLNYQLYSDNGRSVVWGSSSWSYPSRAPVYALTMALLNGSLIGATGSMTVYGAALGSPPTAVPGSFTSSFTSTYTSFYYSYSSATTCFAPSGTIGTASFSVNATVAANCLVSVQNIDFGTQGVLSTNVDATGSVTATCTPGTTYTISLGGGGANALPTARKMAKGSETVTYGLYKDTSRSQPWGDANTPGSTVAGTGTGSAQLLTVYGRVPPQTTPSSGIYTDTVVVTLTY, from the coding sequence ATGCTGCGTTCGCTCGCTCTTTTGCTCGCACTGCTGTTGCCTTCGCTATGCGCTGCGCAAAGCTGCAGCTTCTCGGCTACCAATATGAACTTTGGCGCGGTCGATACCCTATCAGGCACCCCGGTCAATTCGACATCTACGATAAGTGTATCCTGTTCCGGCGGGCTCCTGGACCTGGGCAAGCGGCTTCTGATTTGCCCCGATATCGGCGCCGGCAGTGGAGGAGCGTCGTCGGCCGCGGCGCGCCAAATGTTGAACGGAAGCAGTTCTTTGAACTATCAGCTCTATTCCGACAACGGCCGAAGCGTGGTGTGGGGATCGAGCAGCTGGTCCTATCCATCACGTGCACCGGTCTATGCGCTGACAATGGCCTTGCTGAATGGCTCGTTGATCGGCGCAACTGGCAGCATGACGGTCTATGGAGCTGCACTCGGCTCTCCGCCGACGGCAGTACCGGGGTCGTTTACGTCCAGCTTCACATCGACCTACACCTCCTTCTATTACAGCTACAGTAGTGCGACTACCTGTTTTGCTCCTTCTGGAACGATTGGAACCGCATCGTTCAGCGTCAATGCAACCGTCGCCGCCAATTGCCTTGTCAGCGTCCAGAACATTGATTTCGGGACACAGGGCGTATTGAGCACGAATGTCGATGCCACCGGTTCCGTCACGGCAACCTGTACGCCGGGCACGACTTATACGATCTCCTTGGGTGGCGGCGGCGCGAATGCTCTGCCGACGGCGCGAAAGATGGCGAAAGGATCGGAGACGGTGACCTACGGCCTCTACAAGGACACCAGCCGGTCGCAGCCCTGGGGCGATGCCAATACGCCGGGTAGCACCGTCGCCGGAACGGGAACCGGCAGTGCTCAACTGTTGACGGTCTACGGCCGAGTGCCACCGCAGACCACGCCATCCTCAGGCATTTACACCGATACGGTCGTGGTGACGCTCACCTACTGA
- a CDS encoding GGDEF domain-containing protein: MMAGSTIAFSLSDYLNYKRGVIEFGRFHTALHAAATISRERGPANSLMGASEREQAQFAADLKASRETTDKDIAKLEALFKTEIDQSAEMRSAFMALKAQLESGRQAVDAVAALPRGERSGARIADAIQAMFRAADRAQDYRDVAGRSVIALAPETGAEVMLTSMAGTLRERAGRLGSYVVIMLASQGQARSHYRAAFDNELNRLFEVNALLKTYAPVTLQSQALARLLDQVTVSYFAGALPYAQRVAFDANASDALTPGEFTAKYVPGMKSTENLRELIETAALNSLDEVQQKSLRAMLISALLAVMAVSVVIWLAYVLRRSLFRPMLAVMRQIDEIAVGNLTTPPPIPHAGREMRELFLRLDLLREQQRFKRHLEMERKSMTEELRRLSQTDALTGLLNRRALEDAVEELLATPEAGSRGFAIIMFDIDHFKSINDRYGHAVGDMVLQRTAQILGPCLRPADLFARYGGEEFIVVMGDVTEVSARSTAERLRETLAQAVVSDEHGLKVTASFGVDWQAQCLFENWEKLVVVADNRLYHAKRNGRNLVCSSEKTTGQTAISASRRGQSGASAA, from the coding sequence ATGATGGCCGGCTCGACGATTGCCTTCAGCCTGTCGGATTACCTCAACTACAAGCGCGGCGTAATCGAGTTCGGCCGTTTTCATACGGCGCTGCACGCGGCCGCGACGATATCGAGAGAACGCGGTCCTGCAAACAGTCTGATGGGCGCTTCGGAGCGTGAGCAAGCACAATTTGCTGCCGATCTGAAAGCAAGCCGCGAAACAACCGACAAGGATATCGCCAAGCTCGAAGCGCTCTTTAAAACGGAAATAGACCAGTCCGCGGAAATGCGCAGCGCATTCATGGCGCTTAAGGCTCAGCTGGAGAGCGGCCGTCAGGCGGTCGATGCGGTGGCCGCCTTGCCACGCGGCGAGCGCAGCGGCGCAAGGATCGCGGACGCCATACAGGCAATGTTCCGTGCAGCGGATCGCGCCCAGGATTACCGGGATGTCGCCGGCCGATCGGTCATTGCACTGGCGCCCGAGACAGGCGCCGAAGTCATGCTGACCTCGATGGCCGGAACGCTCAGAGAGCGTGCCGGAAGGCTGGGCTCCTATGTCGTCATAATGCTGGCCTCACAGGGGCAGGCCCGTTCCCACTATAGAGCTGCGTTCGACAACGAATTGAACAGGCTTTTCGAAGTGAATGCGCTGCTGAAAACCTATGCGCCCGTTACATTGCAATCCCAGGCTCTCGCAAGGCTGTTGGATCAGGTGACGGTCAGTTACTTTGCCGGAGCGCTGCCTTACGCTCAGCGCGTCGCCTTTGATGCGAATGCGAGCGATGCGCTCACACCCGGAGAGTTCACAGCGAAATACGTGCCTGGAATGAAATCGACCGAGAACCTGCGTGAACTCATCGAAACCGCGGCATTGAACTCTCTCGACGAAGTACAGCAGAAATCCCTGAGAGCCATGCTGATCTCCGCACTGCTTGCCGTCATGGCGGTATCGGTTGTGATTTGGTTAGCCTACGTGCTCAGACGTTCGCTCTTCCGGCCGATGCTGGCTGTCATGCGACAGATCGACGAGATTGCCGTCGGCAACCTTACGACGCCGCCACCGATACCTCACGCCGGACGTGAGATGCGGGAACTGTTCCTGCGTCTTGACCTTTTGCGTGAGCAGCAACGCTTCAAGCGGCACCTGGAAATGGAGCGCAAATCGATGACGGAGGAGTTAAGACGTCTCTCCCAGACGGATGCGCTCACTGGTCTTCTCAATCGGCGCGCGCTAGAGGATGCGGTGGAGGAATTGCTCGCGACTCCGGAAGCTGGCTCCCGAGGCTTCGCAATCATCATGTTCGATATCGACCATTTCAAATCGATCAATGATCGGTACGGTCACGCCGTCGGCGACATGGTGCTACAAAGAACGGCGCAGATTCTAGGCCCGTGCCTGCGCCCCGCCGATCTATTCGCCCGCTACGGCGGTGAGGAATTCATCGTCGTAATGGGTGACGTCACCGAGGTGTCAGCGCGTTCAACGGCCGAGCGATTGCGGGAAACATTGGCGCAAGCCGTCGTCAGCGATGAACATGGCTTGAAGGTGACCGCCAGCTTCGGCGTCGATTGGCAGGCGCAATGCCTGTTCGAAAATTGGGAAAAGCTGGTCGTCGTTGCGGACAACCGGCTCTATCATGCCAAACGCAACGGGCGCAATTTGGTCTGCTCGTCCGAGAAGACGACTGGACAAACGGCAATCTCCGCCTCGAGACGCGGCCAGAGCGGCGCAAGCGCGGCCTGA
- a CDS encoding esterase family protein, whose amino-acid sequence MNREYLCWYSPRLHRDMELLVFGHAGAKVLVFPTRDGRFWEYEQVGIVASLADKLNAGQLQLYCIEGLAAETFYGFHRHPSERIRRHNAFEEYILNEVLPLMAQKNGHECTIVHGCSLGAFQAASLVFRHPHLFRKLVAFSGRYDLTMKVESFTDLFEGYYDDDIYFHTPTHFLPGLACEWRLDKLRQIDIVMTIGDADPFFDNNRHLSRLLADKGIDHRLHVWDGRAHRADAWRRMAPLYI is encoded by the coding sequence ATGAACCGCGAATACCTATGCTGGTACAGTCCTCGGCTGCATCGGGACATGGAGTTGTTGGTGTTCGGCCATGCCGGCGCCAAGGTATTGGTATTTCCCACCCGCGACGGTCGCTTCTGGGAATATGAGCAGGTCGGCATCGTCGCCAGCCTCGCGGATAAGCTGAATGCCGGACAGCTTCAGCTCTACTGCATCGAAGGGCTGGCGGCAGAAACCTTCTACGGCTTTCATCGCCACCCATCCGAGCGCATTCGTAGGCATAACGCTTTCGAGGAATACATCCTCAACGAAGTCCTGCCTCTGATGGCGCAGAAGAACGGGCATGAGTGCACCATCGTTCACGGCTGCAGCCTCGGCGCCTTCCAGGCCGCAAGCCTGGTTTTTCGCCACCCTCACCTCTTCCGCAAGCTGGTCGCCTTTTCCGGCCGCTACGATCTGACGATGAAGGTCGAATCCTTCACGGATCTGTTCGAAGGCTATTACGACGATGATATCTATTTTCACACCCCGACACATTTTCTGCCGGGACTTGCTTGCGAGTGGCGTTTGGACAAGCTGCGCCAGATCGATATCGTCATGACGATCGGAGACGCCGATCCCTTCTTCGACAATAATCGCCACCTTAGCCGACTGCTCGCCGACAAGGGGATCGATCATCGGCTGCATGTATGGGACGGACGCGCGCATCGCGCAGATGCTTGGCGCCGAATGGCACCACTCTATATCTGA